The segment GCAAAAGCTTGTTGTCTTCCTACAACAATGGTGATATGATCTTTGTTCTTGACAACGTTAACGCGAGCACGAGGGACTCTGGACTGTACATTGTAGCTGCATTCGACAGGGATAAGTTCATCGTCTTCACCATGAATCACCGTTACTTCGCCTTTTAGACGATTTTTCACCATGTCTAAGTATCCTTCTATTTTTCCAGCAGTACCACAAATGATGTTGTGTAGTGTATGCCATGCTGCATTGTGTGTGTGGCAGCAAAATCCATCTACTAGGTATGTTCTTATCctgtatatatatagttaatatCGAATTATCGATCATCATAAATGAATACGATATTAAAACAAGAGTTTTTGATGTATAAAACATTTCGTATTTAATAGGGGGTTTAGGGTATTGGATGTCATATATAGGACAAGTCTACTACTTTGTTTATGTGACTAATATTGTCATTATGATAAATGAATGGGATGAGCCACAATAGTGAAAGGAGTTTAATacaagcatatatatatatcaaaaattttatCATTGCTTTAAGACTACTGTTCAAAAAACTATTGCTATTGAAAGACAGAAAGGAGATTGATTAAGGTAATTTGTTTGTTAAAGTAGATTTAACAAAAAAAGTTTATTGGAGTATGGAGATGATATAATAAGAAGTATATATAAGTTCTACTTCCTCCGTTTCACAAAAAATGGTCTGATTTGATTTGGTATGAAGTTTAAGAATACAAAgaagattttataattttgtggtcctaaattaaagttatgtcaaatgtacttAACtgttctttaatcttgtggccttaaacatgtcacgtggaaaactaaaattaaaatataactaaaaaaagaaagagatcattcttttttaaacaaactaaaaaggaaaggaggtcattcttttttaaacagagaGAGTATGTACTTATAATATGCAAAAGATATTTATTCGATcgcttctttttttcatttctatCCAGTCTTCGAAGCCTGTATTGAATCCCTAATTAAGACTAAATCTAAATCGCTCTTTCTCTATAACCAAAACTTAAAcgtgaaattttttattaaggaTGAAACAGTTTCACCATTACTCTCGACCATGTGGGTATTTATGCAATCACTTACTCTTAAACATTAGTAGTTGTGGGTATTTATGCAACCACTTGCTCTCAAGTCTTAAACATTAGTAGTTGGTGAGTTTGTAAAAATAAGTAACTAtcctactattattattattgttattatgttaaattatatcgacaatgtaattttttctacaaaaaaaaatatgattcaaCAGAATTCAAttacttagcaacaaatttcaTATTGTCATTTATAATTCCACTGTCCTACGTTACTATTTGGGTCAATGGTGAAGAACCGACTTGGCTGACAATTTATAcggattaattaattataaagaattaatgcaacaacaacCTATCAAAAATCAACCATTAATTCCAAGAGAAAAAGACAATTTTGCCCCTGAAAATAATCTCTTACgatcactaaaaaaaatattgtttttcaaatttcttagtataaaaataaaaatctgacATGAATGACTGAGATAATAAAACGTTTAAGCAAAACCAGGAAAAGGGGGTTGGAGCAGTAGATGCAGTTGGTGGGTGTGTGATTTGCTTTAAGTAACACCcattcatatcatattcattttttttggcaTGGACATTTATTAAAACAGCGATGTATAGAGTTATGAAGAAGGTTGTTGTGCACTGCTTCCTAATTTAATGCAAATAAAATTTCACATTGGtaggaaaaaaaagagttattGGTATGACTTTATGATCACTCAGTAGAAAAAAGCGAATAATATCGTATCATATTAAAGATGTTTTTTTGAATTCGTGGTACCAGTAAGAGAAAAAAGTTTGTACGTAAGTTTGGTGATCATAAATACTCGAACAATGTGTAGTTGTACCGGAACTTAGTACTAGAGGAATATTACTGAATGTGTAAAATAggattaaatataatttatgttatcattaaattaaaccaaTATTAATCTTAATACATAATGTGATCAACTTACCCTTTTTCATTAATCTCTCATTATTTTCCTCAATAAGAGTTTCACTAATTTcctcaaaaaaattaacactCTTCCAAGTAATTTTTCCTACTCCATCCGTTCCATTTTATTTGACTTTAGAAACTTGTGATCCAAAATAAATGATCAGatatttatgttaatataaatcatttcattgagggtaaaatagtcattttaaagttaaattattactttatataGAAATCTGTCATTCCTTTTTAGAGTGACTAAAATAAAAAGCGAGTCATATAAACTGAGGCGAGGGAGTAGACACGTGATATTGGTGAAGGTAGTTTGGACAATAAAACCTAATTCAATTAGAGAATGTTAGTGTTGGTAGGAAAATTTTGCACAATATTGAAATCATACACAAACACAAAGAGTaacacaaacacaaacacaccTGTTTCTGGTGATGAGTTTGGTGAGAAATTCCCACAAACGATGGTTTTTGCAGATGAGTAAGCAAATTGTTCTACTAACATGCTCATACCAACAAGCTAACGATGCCCCAAATGCAATCACAGGCCATACTCGTCGCGGCGCGATTCGTCTCATCATATACTGCGTTGCTTCTTCTCCCTTTGGTGTTGGAAAATATGGCTAATGTATATAGCATCACAAAACAAAATGATATCAATTGATAAAGTTGTACATGAATCTTTTCCTACATTCTAGGATAACAACATCAGGCGTTAGTAAATTTGATTTATCGATATCGAGTGTTAGTAACATTTGCTCATGTACATTTGAAAATTGAGCAACTCATACTTAGGATAACGACATCAAATGTTAGTAACTAAGttcttaatttgatttttgaatattcttaataataaaacaagGAATATGAACATGTCCCGTAACATGACTTCTAGCTCCCTCCCTGCCCcactctaaaaaaaaaaagtctcaaTTTTGcccttgagttaattttaaactatagtattgactttttttttggtgGAAAATTTGGATACGTAAGAACCACTAATTAAAACTAAATAGAGTTCTTTTCACCTTTCTCACGGGGCTCTTGTTAATATCAAAATTGTTAATGTATAGATAAAATTGAACGATTTTCTAATcgtaataaaaaagaaatttgatatCTTACCGGTGCAAGTAAAGTGAGGGATTTAATTAAAGCAGGATGCTTTACAGCAAGTGCCAGTGCCAATATGCATCCCAATGAATGTGCCACAATGTGAAAAGATTTGACATTGTATTGCTCTAGTACTGATTTTTCAATCATCTCTAGATGTTCTCTTAAGGTGTAAAGTGACTCTTTAGGCTTCGGACTTCTTCCAAATCCTAGTAGATCCACCGCGAATAATCGATACTTTGATTTTGTACCCTTTGTAAAGTTTGGAAATAGAGTTTCTGTCCAAAACTCTGATGATGaaatgaatccatgaatgaAAATCACATTTTCTTGTACGTTCTCTGTAtttataataacataaataaaccacgttaaacttataaaaaaagTACTACTTTTGTCTAAAATAAGTAACATTTTAGCAAATTAGCCTCTTtcttatattgaaaataaaaaagtaaaaagttcAGATAATCAATCAACTAAACTAGCGGAATTTCCTTCAGTAACATTAAGGGCAACATTAGTTTATATTTCCTCAAATTACCTTTCATCTTGAGAAAGAGTAGATTTGAAGAAACACAGTGAAAAAGACGGACCTTACTGATTTTCTAAAGTGACACTTATTTTGGACCCGAAGATAAGAGAGAAGAGTAGTTACCTTTGGCACCGTCAACATGTACAAAAAGTGTATCTTTGGAAGCGGAAGTCCAAGAATTACAAGTTTTACAATCACAATCCGACCATCTTGGACCAATATTTGACTTTAAGCCGCTAATTTTGCCTTGCAGCATTTCAATAATAGTTGAGTTAACAGTAAAAGTTGAGCGTAGAGCTCCTCTTTTCACAATTGGGGCAGCATTCTCCAATTTGAGCCTTTTAAGCTCATTCATAGTAGATTTCGATACTTCAGATACAAGCGAAGATCGCGTGTACAATGTGTCTGATATTTCTTCTAGCTGCAATTTATTGCGGCTAGAAGAAGTCAGACACACAATCTTGGACTCAGAGACCAAGATTGTGTCACTGCTCGTCATGGTTTGTTTAACTGACGAGCAGTAACAGGGCTTCCACTCTGCTTCCACTATGAAATCAATTACTCTGTATATATAACATAACAAAAAATCAAGAACATCAAGAATTGTGAACACAAAGAAACTAATGACTTCATTCAACATTCTCCCTGCCATTGTGAATGTTAATTTCACCCTTTCGATAATCGACATATTAATTTGTTTGAAAAAGAGTGAAAATTTTAGGGCATCAAGATTCACAAAGATTGTGTTTTGAACTTGCTTTGGTATGTCACAAAGATTATGTTAAAGTTTCTAGTGTCATTAGATGTTTGTAAAAAAACAACTAATGACACTAAGAATACAaatacaagaaaagaaaaaaatgtcacaATACCATAAAAAGAAAAGGTGTTGTGTTTTGAGAGAATATAAGTAAAatgtaaaacatatataaaatgataacACAATGTTGTTAGTTTTGATTTTATTGGAAGGATAACGTGTGGGGTTGTGATGTTCTTTGTTTCAAAATTTGGTGGGAGAGAAGAAAGGGGGATgtagataaataaatatagacaCGTAAACAAATGAGTGAACTTTTAATGTTaacattgaaaaaaaagtttgatAGGAGACTAAGAAAAACAAGTTTGGTGGTGGTTGAACCtctcacaaaataaaaattaagatcTTATTTTAGATATGAGAATGCaactaacaatttttatttttttttagtattagtattattattgttaCCTGCTTTGAGGTTCGATTAATTAGAGGAGGGTAACACGATTTCTACCTATGACGACTCTGTTTTTTAGGTATCAAAATCAAGATAAAGAGTACTTATTACTCCATCATAACCTTTTGTTGGGATTTTTTCTGAATTTCTTATCATGATTGAATTTTCATTTTACTAAAAAGAAAGCACAAATTTTACCATATTTGGCTAGTCATTTCCCTCGTAGGAAAAGATTTATGACTCTATAAAATAGATGGTTATTTCTTCTTACTTGGTAGCATTCAACAATGTAGTCATAGGGGTTTTGTGTAAAAGGAGAAACAGTGAGACACAAGTGATACATTATCACTATTGTGAACCTCTTTTAATCTGAGTGAATTATGTGAGGTTATTTCTCTCGATATTGTAGTCTTTCTTCTATATAGTGAATTGCTCATCTCCTCTTGTGAATGTTTGTCGATTGATCAAaccatattaaatattttcgtctcttatgatatatttttcgTTTGTCTTCTTACCTATGGTCTTTCAAAATTCACTTGAATTTACTAATTTCCGGTAACACCTAAATATTTTGATCCTAACACCTTTAACCTATTACTACATGTAATTCTTTCATAGAAAATGGTTCAAATTGAGTCGGTCTCTACattgttattatatattgtatatgtataacttAAAGTGCTACCTTAGATTAGAAATATGGAATATTTTTGTTAGATAGAATGATGTAAAGTGtttctagaaaaaataattattccaATAGCTGTAATAAAATTAACTTATGAGCTTCGGTAATCTATGTAAGCACACTCATTTTATTTAAGGGAGCACTAAATTGCTATAACTTATAGCATACACTTAAGACAAGTTGGAGGATATAAAACATAAAGTTGTTACAaaacaacatatatttagtCAAACTTATTCAAGAGTTTTCTTTATTTCaggtaaataataattaagCGCATTTATCTGTCGATAAAGAcatgttaaaataatttttatcttaaaCATTAAATAGCTCGTTGAAAAAAGCGTAAAAATAAGTAAGCATACTCTCAACTCGAAATTAATAGGGAAGTCTTAAAAGCTTGCCAAGTGGCTACGTGACAGTAAAAAGGGATGTAATGCCATGTTTTGGCTAACAAGTGTAAGCAtttagttaaaaatttaaatgctAAATCAtcacttaaaataataaaggaTCTTGctaaaattttgtataaattatataattaagggTTAAGATAGAGTgataaatatatctttattcTTAATCAGATGTTTTGAGTTCGAATCTTTTTAAGTAGAGAATCGTCTTTATTGCATCCAAATTTAATTGCCAAACCTGCTTGTATTAATTGCTAAGTATCCCCAGCCACATGAGTTTGGCAGTTGCCATCCCCACAAACTGTAAAAGCCAACCCCTTCTGTTGACATTAAAATGTTTCATTTCGTAGTTCATGGGTTTCGaagtaacaataaaattatatttcaaagaTTCGAATCGTAGATTAGATCAACTATTGCTGCTTATGTTATTGGAGTCTGCCTATACAACCTAAATGTGAAATATCTTGTGCAagag is part of the Solanum pennellii chromosome 8, SPENNV200 genome and harbors:
- the LOC107026665 gene encoding probable lysophospholipase BODYGUARD 3 — protein: MSIIERVKLTFTMAGRMLNEVISFFVFTILDVLDFLLCYIYRVIDFIVEAEWKPCYCSSVKQTMTSSDTILVSESKIVCLTSSSRNKLQLEEISDTLYTRSSLVSEVSKSTMNELKRLKLENAAPIVKRGALRSTFTVNSTIIEMLQGKISGLKSNIGPRWSDCDCKTCNSWTSASKDTLFVHVDGAKENVQENVIFIHGFISSSEFWTETLFPNFTKGTKSKYRLFAVDLLGFGRSPKPKESLYTLREHLEMIEKSVLEQYNVKSFHIVAHSLGCILALALAVKHPALIKSLTLLAPPYFPTPKGEEATQYMMRRIAPRRVWPVIAFGASLACWYEHVSRTICLLICKNHRLWEFLTKLITRNRIRTYLVDGFCCHTHNAAWHTLHNIICGTAGKIEGYLDMVKNRLKGEVTVIHGEDDELIPVECSYNVQSRVPRARVNVVKNKDHITIVVGRQQAFARELEEIWNNN